Proteins from a single region of Paraglaciecola sp. T6c:
- a CDS encoding response regulator: protein MNKDSGVISKKLRAVNYILVADDDLDDQELIQDALADNAIGTDKLRFVNDGEELTRFLADAKTLPSIILLDLNMPRKSGREALDDIKQNPSFKHIPVVMFTTSDSDIDIKECHMLGCNAYLTKPNNYLDLVGSMKDLVSFWFFQAQILHD from the coding sequence GTGAATAAAGATTCTGGTGTGATATCTAAAAAGCTCAGGGCAGTGAATTATATTCTGGTCGCGGATGACGACTTGGACGATCAAGAGTTGATTCAAGATGCATTAGCTGACAACGCAATAGGGACAGACAAACTGCGCTTCGTGAATGACGGAGAGGAGCTGACACGCTTTTTAGCCGATGCGAAAACGTTGCCTAGTATCATTCTATTAGATTTAAATATGCCGCGAAAATCGGGCCGGGAAGCATTAGACGATATTAAGCAAAATCCGTCTTTTAAGCATATCCCTGTGGTGATGTTTACCACCTCTGACTCTGACATCGATATTAAAGAATGTCATATGCTGGGGTGTAATGCATATTTAACGAAACCTAATAATTACTTAGATTTAGTGGGCTCGATGAAAGACTTAGTTAGCTTTTGGTTCTTTCAAGCGCAAATACTGCACGATTAA
- a CDS encoding iron-containing alcohol dehydrogenase translates to MHTNNDFEFKTVGDIRFGVNAALSLPALLISRFDAKSILVITDKGLLNAGVLDPVFAELDVAGITFSVFDGVQADPPEAIILAAAEQAKKAEVVIGIGGGSSMDSAKLAAVLAMEQQNLADMYGVDLVTSQRKPLVLIPTTAGTGSEVTPISIVTTGESTKAGVVSPVLYPDVALLDPCLTVGLPAHITAETGVDAMVHAIEAFTSKHKKNPLSDNLAIKALQLLSTHLPRCYVNGKDLDHRGATLLGAMLAGQAFANSPVAAVHALAYPLGGIYHMAHGLTNALMLPHVMRFNLAHAEQEYAQLGVVVNPQLAGLSVREQALGFIEYMQQFCHDLGITKRLRDYGIEQAALTDLANAAMLQTRLLTNNPRTVTFDDALALYQEAW, encoded by the coding sequence ATGCATACAAACAATGACTTTGAGTTCAAAACCGTAGGCGATATCCGTTTTGGGGTGAATGCGGCTTTGTCTTTACCTGCACTGTTGATATCCCGCTTTGATGCAAAATCGATTCTCGTCATTACTGATAAAGGTTTATTAAACGCAGGTGTGCTTGATCCTGTTTTCGCTGAACTGGATGTGGCTGGCATAACATTCTCAGTGTTTGATGGCGTGCAGGCTGACCCACCAGAAGCCATTATTTTGGCGGCAGCTGAACAAGCGAAAAAAGCCGAAGTGGTGATTGGTATTGGCGGCGGCAGCTCTATGGACAGCGCTAAACTCGCTGCTGTGTTGGCTATGGAGCAACAAAACCTTGCCGACATGTACGGAGTCGATTTAGTCACGTCTCAGCGTAAACCATTGGTATTGATACCTACTACCGCAGGAACAGGCTCAGAAGTTACCCCTATCTCAATTGTCACCACGGGTGAATCAACCAAGGCTGGTGTGGTATCACCGGTTTTATACCCCGATGTGGCGTTGCTTGACCCTTGTCTAACGGTGGGGTTACCAGCACATATCACGGCAGAAACGGGCGTCGACGCTATGGTGCACGCCATTGAAGCTTTCACCAGCAAACATAAGAAAAACCCGTTATCAGATAATCTCGCGATAAAAGCATTGCAATTGTTGTCGACCCATCTTCCTCGTTGCTATGTAAACGGTAAAGACTTAGATCACAGAGGCGCTACGCTATTGGGCGCCATGCTCGCAGGGCAGGCATTCGCTAACTCCCCAGTGGCGGCCGTGCACGCGTTGGCCTATCCATTAGGCGGTATTTATCATATGGCTCACGGTTTAACGAATGCACTTATGCTGCCTCACGTGATGCGTTTCAACTTGGCACACGCAGAGCAAGAATATGCCCAGTTAGGTGTAGTCGTTAACCCTCAATTAGCTGGGCTTAGCGTGAGGGAGCAAGCACTGGGTTTTATTGAATATATGCAGCAGTTTTGTCACGACCTTGGCATCACCAAGCGACTAAGAGATTACGGTATTGAGCAAGCTGCGCTAACGGATTTAGCCAACGCGGCCATGCTGCAAACGCGATTGTTAACCAATAATCCGCGAACGGTTACGTTTGATGATGCTCTCGCGTTATATCAAGAGGCGTGGTGA
- a CDS encoding acyl-CoA thioesterase, whose amino-acid sequence MTTSTTDKKSPPTRSDFRYFDTIDTRWSDNDVYGHVNNVAYYSFFDTVVNRLLIDNGWLHLDGQGPIGLVVETRCQYYASVSYPAVLDIGLTVLKLGNSSVVYQLAVFSEGSEQASAVGQFVHVYVDRPSHMPTPLPTDLRAGLSHYLVGGDEPE is encoded by the coding sequence ATGACAACGTCGACGACAGATAAAAAATCCCCCCCTACGCGTAGCGACTTTCGATACTTCGACACAATTGACACTCGTTGGTCGGACAATGATGTGTACGGTCATGTGAATAATGTCGCTTATTACAGTTTCTTCGACACTGTGGTAAATCGCTTACTGATCGATAACGGATGGCTACATCTTGATGGCCAAGGTCCGATTGGTTTGGTCGTTGAAACCCGCTGCCAATATTATGCGTCGGTAAGCTACCCAGCTGTGCTAGATATCGGCTTAACGGTGTTGAAACTAGGTAACAGCTCGGTGGTGTATCAATTAGCGGTATTTTCAGAGGGCAGTGAGCAGGCGAGTGCCGTTGGGCAATTTGTGCATGTTTACGTGGACCGTCCGTCACATATGCCTACGCCTTTACCTACGGACTTGCGCGCTGGGCTAAGTCATTATTTAGTGGGTGGTGACGAGCCGGAATAA
- a CDS encoding hydroxymethylglutaryl-CoA reductase produces MSDNKAAPSIPRDKEHDHSQNMAQQRRTFVKEHTQSELSHVGHYSLSPEQTAGNIENFIGVAQVPIGLAGPVKVNGEYAKGEFYVPLATTEGTLVASYNRGMRVLSAAGGVKVTVVDDVMQRAPVFIFEDARQAQTFGNWVTDNFEDIKAQAETTTSVGKLRNIEQYAAARMQYLRFNFTTGDAAGQNMVGKATFAACEWMKANFPGVGLQRYNLSGAMDTDKKHSQLNTLHSRGKRVIAEATISSEILESKLGVSAQMLFKMRQISNMGSFMAGSINNGSHSANGITAMFIACGQDAANVAESSAALSFVDVDEQGNFYIAITLPSLIVATFGGGTALATQKECLEMMDCFGEGKARKLAEIIGATVLAGELSLSAAVLAGDWVTSHDALGRNR; encoded by the coding sequence ATGTCAGATAATAAAGCAGCACCTTCCATTCCTCGTGATAAAGAGCACGATCATAGCCAGAATATGGCACAGCAGCGCCGAACATTTGTAAAAGAACACACCCAAAGCGAGCTTAGTCATGTGGGGCATTACTCCTTAAGCCCAGAGCAAACCGCGGGCAATATTGAAAATTTCATCGGTGTTGCCCAAGTGCCCATCGGCTTAGCAGGGCCAGTTAAGGTCAATGGCGAATATGCGAAGGGTGAGTTCTACGTGCCACTTGCTACCACAGAGGGCACCTTGGTCGCTAGTTACAACCGCGGCATGCGGGTCCTCAGCGCCGCTGGTGGCGTAAAAGTGACAGTTGTCGATGATGTCATGCAGCGTGCCCCAGTGTTTATTTTTGAAGATGCCCGTCAAGCGCAAACTTTTGGCAATTGGGTAACCGACAATTTCGAGGACATAAAAGCACAAGCCGAAACCACCACCAGCGTGGGAAAACTACGTAACATCGAACAGTACGCTGCCGCGCGCATGCAATATTTACGGTTTAATTTCACAACCGGTGATGCTGCTGGGCAAAATATGGTGGGCAAAGCCACGTTTGCGGCTTGCGAATGGATGAAAGCAAACTTCCCTGGGGTCGGCTTGCAGCGCTATAACTTGTCTGGTGCCATGGATACCGACAAAAAACACTCCCAGCTGAATACCCTTCACAGTCGCGGCAAGCGGGTGATTGCTGAGGCAACCATCAGCAGTGAGATTTTAGAGTCAAAACTGGGTGTATCAGCACAAATGCTGTTTAAAATGCGTCAAATATCCAATATGGGCAGTTTTATGGCCGGCTCTATAAATAATGGCTCCCATTCGGCTAACGGAATTACTGCCATGTTTATCGCCTGCGGCCAAGATGCCGCCAATGTGGCAGAATCATCCGCCGCTTTATCGTTTGTGGACGTAGATGAGCAAGGTAACTTTTATATCGCTATTACCCTGCCCTCTTTGATTGTTGCGACCTTTGGTGGCGGTACTGCCCTTGCCACACAAAAAGAATGCTTAGAAATGATGGATTGCTTCGGTGAAGGTAAAGCACGCAAACTTGCAGAGATTATCGGCGCTACCGTACTTGCAGGAGAGCTGTCATTAAGTGCCGCCGTGTTAGCAGGCGACTGGGTGACCAGTCATGATGCCCTAGGGCGTAATCGCTAA
- the fdxA gene encoding ferredoxin FdxA, translating into MTFVVTDNCIKCKYTDCVAVCPVDAFFEGPNFLVIDPDICIDCALCEPECPAKAIFQDDKLPPGQEAFNELNAELSKIWPNIIEVIPPPADAKEWDGVPNKIEYLET; encoded by the coding sequence ATGACATTTGTAGTCACCGACAACTGTATAAAATGCAAATACACCGATTGTGTTGCCGTATGCCCAGTGGATGCTTTCTTCGAAGGGCCCAATTTTTTGGTGATCGACCCCGACATATGTATCGATTGCGCGTTATGCGAGCCAGAATGCCCTGCCAAAGCCATATTTCAGGATGATAAGTTGCCACCCGGCCAAGAAGCCTTTAACGAGCTCAACGCGGAATTATCGAAAATTTGGCCGAATATTATCGAAGTCATTCCGCCTCCTGCTGATGCAAAAGAATGGGACGGCGTGCCTAATAAAATTGAGTATTTAGAAACCTGA
- a CDS encoding NAD(P)/FAD-dependent oxidoreductase — protein sequence MLRLTDIKLPLDHQDADLTQAILDKLGCGAEQLTQVSVFKRGFDARNKFDIQLIYTLDVDVAEQEALLAKFENDPHVRLSPDTRYKFVGHAPEALTERPVVIGLGPCGLFAGLLLAQMGFKPIILERGKEVRERTKDTFGFWRKKPLNTESNVQFGEGGAGTFSDGKLYSQVKDRKHYGRKVLTEFVDAGAPDEIMYVSKPHIGTFKLVAMVERMRAQIIELGGEIRFSTRVDDVHIEQGQLTGLSLSTGEHLSCRHAVLAVGHSARDTFKMLYERDVYIEAKPFSVGFRIEHEQSMIDECRFGPSAGHPILGAADYKLVHHCKNGRAVYSFCMCPGGTVVAAASEEGRVVTNGMSQYSRHERNANSAIVVGIEPNKDFPGHPLAGIDLQRKLEEQAYALGGSNYDAPAQLIGDFLTGKASAELGDVKPSYTPGVKLTDLSKVLPDYAISAIREAIPAFDKQIKGFAKADGLLTGVETRTSSPISIKRGADFQSVNVNGLYPAGEGAGYAGGILSAGIDGIKVAEAVALSMLASSHA from the coding sequence ATGCTGCGTTTAACTGATATAAAATTGCCCCTTGATCACCAAGATGCTGATCTCACCCAAGCGATACTTGATAAATTAGGATGCGGCGCAGAGCAGTTAACCCAAGTTTCTGTATTTAAACGTGGTTTTGATGCGCGGAATAAGTTTGATATCCAACTGATTTACACCTTAGACGTGGACGTTGCTGAGCAAGAGGCCCTACTCGCTAAGTTTGAGAACGATCCCCACGTCAGATTATCACCAGATACCCGTTATAAATTTGTGGGTCATGCACCTGAGGCACTAACTGAGCGTCCAGTCGTAATCGGTCTTGGACCTTGCGGCTTGTTTGCAGGCCTATTGTTAGCGCAAATGGGCTTTAAGCCCATTATTTTAGAGCGCGGTAAAGAAGTCCGTGAGCGAACTAAAGACACGTTCGGCTTTTGGCGTAAAAAGCCGCTTAATACTGAATCAAATGTACAGTTCGGCGAAGGCGGCGCAGGCACATTTTCAGACGGCAAATTGTACAGCCAAGTGAAAGATCGCAAGCATTACGGGCGCAAAGTGCTTACCGAGTTTGTTGATGCCGGCGCACCCGATGAAATTATGTATGTAAGTAAACCGCATATCGGTACGTTTAAGCTGGTGGCAATGGTTGAGCGCATGCGTGCACAAATTATTGAACTAGGCGGCGAGATTCGCTTTAGTACCCGAGTCGATGACGTGCATATTGAGCAAGGTCAGTTGACGGGCTTGAGCTTATCAACGGGGGAACATTTATCGTGTCGCCATGCTGTATTAGCTGTGGGGCATAGTGCTCGAGACACGTTTAAAATGCTGTATGAGCGTGACGTATATATAGAAGCCAAACCTTTTTCCGTCGGCTTTAGAATAGAGCACGAGCAATCCATGATCGATGAATGTCGCTTCGGCCCAAGTGCCGGTCACCCTATTCTGGGCGCGGCAGATTACAAACTGGTGCACCATTGTAAGAATGGCCGTGCGGTATACAGTTTTTGTATGTGCCCTGGCGGCACCGTTGTTGCAGCGGCCTCAGAAGAGGGCCGTGTGGTAACCAATGGCATGAGCCAATATTCTCGCCACGAGCGCAACGCAAATAGCGCCATAGTCGTAGGCATTGAGCCCAACAAAGATTTTCCTGGGCATCCTTTGGCGGGCATTGATTTGCAGCGCAAACTTGAAGAGCAAGCCTATGCTCTGGGCGGCAGCAATTACGATGCTCCAGCGCAGCTGATTGGCGATTTTTTGACAGGAAAAGCATCGGCAGAGCTAGGGGATGTGAAACCCTCTTATACGCCAGGGGTAAAACTTACGGACTTATCCAAGGTTTTACCGGACTATGCTATCAGCGCTATTCGTGAAGCTATTCCCGCGTTTGATAAGCAAATTAAAGGCTTTGCCAAAGCAGATGGTTTGTTAACTGGGGTCGAAACGCGTACCTCATCGCCTATTTCCATTAAGCGTGGCGCTGATTTCCAGAGTGTAAATGTTAATGGGCTCTATCCTGCAGGTGAAGGCGCTGGGTACGCCGGTGGGATTTTATCTGCCGGTATTGATGGCATTAAAGTGGCTGAAGCGGTGGCGCTGTCCATGTTAGCAAGCAGTCACGCGTAG
- the tolC gene encoding outer membrane channel protein TolC, translating to MKKTLLSLLIGFGVSNNAFADDLLSVYQQALQNDPATLQSKANREAAFSDIEISRAGLLPQVSLSLQAAETYGDLDRSTNDVTVNLSQTIYDRSLWVGLDRAELVASQSDASLALTMQNLILRTVSAYFDTLQAQDDLAFARAEKRAIARQLEQTKQRFEVGLTAITDVHEAQAQYDTSVAAEISAENAVETNLEALREITGVYYPDLNVLNTEQFSASLPTPANVNDWLKTAEQRNLELLVSNASVDIAKFDIKSARAGHYPTVGISGSANSNDTDGFAINPGAGGSDRFNTYGVTLSVDVPLYTGGRVSANVDSAKHRFVATSEDRERIHRSVIRNVRSNYNDIKAAISRIKAFEQAVVSAQSALKATEAGFDVGTRTIVDVLDSTRNLFDARRNLSSARYGYVVSTLNLKLAAGTLSIEDVTDINQGLSAQIK from the coding sequence ATGAAAAAAACACTTCTTTCGCTATTGATTGGCTTTGGCGTATCGAATAACGCATTTGCTGACGACTTACTAAGCGTATATCAGCAAGCATTACAAAACGATCCAGCCACCTTGCAATCAAAAGCAAACAGAGAAGCGGCTTTTTCTGATATCGAAATCAGCCGCGCAGGCTTGTTACCCCAAGTATCATTGAGCTTGCAGGCAGCAGAAACCTATGGCGATTTAGACCGTTCAACTAATGACGTTACAGTGAATTTATCACAAACTATCTATGATCGTTCGCTTTGGGTTGGTTTAGATCGCGCAGAGCTTGTTGCGAGTCAATCAGATGCTAGCCTTGCGCTAACGATGCAAAACCTTATTTTACGCACGGTTAGTGCTTATTTTGATACTCTTCAAGCCCAAGATGATTTAGCGTTTGCTCGCGCCGAAAAACGCGCCATTGCTCGCCAACTTGAACAAACTAAGCAACGCTTTGAAGTGGGTTTGACTGCCATTACTGATGTGCACGAAGCACAAGCACAGTACGATACTTCAGTTGCAGCCGAAATCAGTGCCGAAAACGCAGTTGAAACCAATCTTGAAGCTTTACGCGAAATTACAGGCGTCTATTATCCAGACTTGAATGTGCTCAATACTGAGCAGTTCTCTGCCAGCTTGCCAACCCCAGCGAACGTCAACGATTGGCTAAAAACTGCTGAGCAGCGAAATTTGGAATTACTGGTATCCAATGCCAGTGTGGATATCGCTAAGTTTGATATTAAGAGTGCTCGTGCTGGGCACTACCCAACTGTCGGCATAAGCGGTAGTGCCAATAGTAATGACACCGATGGTTTCGCTATTAACCCTGGTGCAGGTGGTAGTGACCGTTTTAATACCTATGGTGTGACGTTATCTGTCGACGTGCCTTTGTATACTGGTGGCCGAGTATCTGCCAATGTCGACTCTGCAAAACACAGATTTGTTGCCACCAGCGAAGACCGCGAACGTATTCACCGCTCAGTTATCCGCAACGTGCGCTCAAACTACAATGACATAAAAGCCGCCATTTCACGTATTAAGGCGTTTGAGCAGGCAGTCGTATCTGCCCAGAGTGCATTAAAAGCCACAGAAGCCGGCTTTGATGTGGGTACCCGTACTATTGTTGATGTACTGGACAGCACACGTAACTTGTTTGATGCCCGTCGTAACCTATCAAGTGCTCGATACGGTTATGTTGTTAGCACGCTCAACCTGAAATTAGCCGCTGGTACGTTATCCATCGAAGACGTAACAGACATTAACCAAGGTTTATCTGCGCAAATTAAATAA
- the nudF gene encoding ADP-ribose diphosphatase: MSKIQQFSSKDVEVTRKEPLYDGFFKMVKYHFKHKLYKGGWSDLIQREIFERGHAVAVLPYDPHLKEFVMIEQIRIGAMATSDSPWLLEIVAGIIDPGETPEAVCYREAHEEAGVTITHLKKAISYLASPGGTTERLHIYVAQVDASQAKGVHGLDHESEDILVHRVPEEQALEWINQGKIDNAATLIALQWFAMNKQRVLDDWKE; encoded by the coding sequence ATGTCTAAAATTCAGCAGTTTTCCAGCAAAGACGTGGAAGTTACCCGCAAAGAACCACTTTACGACGGTTTTTTTAAAATGGTGAAGTACCATTTCAAGCATAAATTGTACAAAGGCGGTTGGAGTGACTTGATACAGCGAGAAATATTTGAACGTGGGCATGCGGTTGCGGTTCTGCCATATGATCCCCATTTAAAAGAGTTCGTTATGATTGAACAAATTCGGATTGGCGCTATGGCCACATCGGATTCGCCGTGGTTGTTAGAGATTGTGGCTGGTATCATTGACCCGGGCGAAACACCTGAAGCGGTATGTTATCGCGAGGCGCATGAAGAGGCGGGGGTGACGATCACCCACCTTAAGAAGGCCATCAGTTATCTTGCTAGCCCAGGCGGCACAACTGAAAGGTTACATATATATGTGGCCCAAGTTGATGCGAGTCAAGCGAAAGGTGTGCATGGACTCGACCATGAGAGTGAAGATATTTTGGTGCACCGAGTGCCAGAAGAGCAAGCTCTGGAGTGGATTAATCAAGGAAAGATCGACAACGCAGCGACACTTATCGCGCTGCAATGGTTTGCTATGAATAAACAACGAGTACTTGATGACTGGAAAGAATGA
- a CDS encoding DUF1249 domain-containing protein, with product MTGKNEQDLRRKYVPHLPSIQRVCAMNYVRLIKLLPDCDTEDLEYQFKVNKSLNYSIKIVECSRYTSTVIMSQESINGPDFMRPVVRARLYHDAQLAEVIESQHIGALQPSYEYPNIKMHQRNEKEMVNLFLSEWLLFCSKHKDQLQAASA from the coding sequence ATGACTGGAAAGAATGAACAAGATTTAAGACGTAAATACGTACCTCACCTGCCGAGTATTCAGCGGGTGTGTGCGATGAATTACGTGCGTCTGATTAAGCTTTTACCTGATTGTGATACTGAAGACTTGGAATATCAGTTCAAGGTGAATAAATCCTTGAATTACAGCATTAAAATTGTCGAGTGTAGCCGATATACCAGCACTGTCATCATGTCCCAAGAGTCAATTAATGGCCCCGATTTTATGCGGCCAGTGGTGCGTGCTCGTTTGTATCATGATGCGCAACTGGCCGAGGTGATTGAATCTCAACACATTGGTGCTCTGCAGCCTAGCTATGAGTATCCCAATATCAAAATGCATCAAAGAAATGAAAAAGAGATGGTGAACTTATTCTTGAGTGAGTGGTTACTGTTTTGCTCGAAACACAAAGATCAACTGCAAGCGGCGAGCGCGTAA